From a region of the Zingiber officinale cultivar Zhangliang chromosome 4B, Zo_v1.1, whole genome shotgun sequence genome:
- the LOC121978721 gene encoding lysine-rich arabinogalactan protein 19-like produces MAQKVFDEYILCSNGAIVQIADGSFPLVTFIEGYKFGFVLFIPVFAGSEIGKTIGSTKLNADLYLRRPHAAFNNGIHLPLPPPQIHRPSPRTHQTFFLTAGAPCAFANTATAAGPHPSRRYSSFYIYGSRLSPFHSSSSSSLRRWIAAQPSSVSRSSCAPLRRPFPLAPSLPRRRPPKPPAQPPPLLPPKPPLPSPPPPPPNLPLLRPRSLPPFLRLLPPPKSLHRLQPRHRRRPRQPHPQMPPPPPLLQPRRRRLPPPPPLRRLQLRCRSRHPSRPQYPPPRPPSSPPLRSRPQSHQCPPRHLPPPQASRRRRRRRVRKPWLPLRAPWPRSPHRRPTLPLLDPASPPTK; encoded by the exons ATGGCACAGAAAG TGTTTGATGAATACATTCTGTGTTCCAATGGTGCCATTGTTCAGATTGCAGATGGGTCTTTTCCTCTTGTGACTTTTATCGAAGGATATAAGTTTGGTTTTGTGTTGTTTATCCCAGTTTTTGCTG GTTCTGAAATTGGGAAGACTATTGGCAGTACTAAGTTGAACGCAGACCTTTACCTTCGGAGA CCCCACGCCGCATTTAACAACGGCATCCACCTCCCGCTCCCACCCCCTCAAATCCACCGTCCATCTCCCCGAACCCACCAAACCTTCTTCCTCACAGCTGGCGCCCCATGTGCCTTCGCGAACACGGCCACTGCTGCTGGGCCCCATCCGTCCCGACGCTACTCTTCATTCTACATATACGGCTCACGGCTCAGTCCCTttcactcctcctcctcctcctccctccgACGATGGATCGCCGCCCAGCCATCCTCTGTCTCTCGCTCCTCCTGTGCGCCGCTGCGGCGACCATTCCCGCTAGCGCCCAGTCTCCCGCGGCGGCGCCCTCCAAAGCCGCCGGCGCAGCCACCGCCCCTGCTACCGCCAAAACCACCACTCCCGTCCCCGCCTCCGCCCCCTCCAAACCTACCGCTCCTGCGCCCACGCAGCCTTCCCCCGTTCCTGCGACTGCTCCCGCCGCCAAAGTCACTACACCGCCTCCAGCCACGGCACCGGCGACGCCCCCGCCAACCGCACCCCCAAATGCCACCGCCCCCGCCACTGCTCCAGCCGCGACGCCGCCGGCTACCTCCCCCGCCGCCGCTGCGACGCCTCCAGCTCCGGTGCCGGTCGCGGCACCCGTCGCGACCTCAGTACCCCCCGCCGCGGCCCCCGTCATCCCCTCCACTCCGGTCCCGGCCACAGAGTCACCAGTGCCCTCCGAGACACCTGCCCCCGCCGCAAGcaagccgaagaagaagaagaagaagggtaaGAAAGCCGTGGCTCCCGCTCCGAGCTCCCTGGCCCCGCTCGCCGCATCGCCGTCCGACGCTGCCTCTCCTGGACCCAGCGTCGCCGCCGACGAAGTG A
- the LOC121976852 gene encoding BSD domain-containing protein C22A12.14c-like, which translates to MDFFKSVFASDPATIPQHESPTESPSRLPEANETGGNSGWRGLIKTFATKSESVIQTYRRDLEEFGSGLKKETEALREVASQAVRHLPDSLEARASAAQESLESVGQAIDEFGGSVWRGTEELISQGKASILAMEGEGSGSDRYSSDHGQQSGTPASMRYSRFEVQVVAIQSDMNTFSEEPEDVQGFNNWKLGFDLDTKEDEIEKLCFENGALEGFLEKLVPRSMDYETFWLRYYYRVHKLKQAEDARAKLVKRVISGDEEEDLSWEVGDDDQTDEESKNDDDKKGRDFRQANEKTVEVKKDEIVKMEQKDQMNNEPIPSVKNVEVSQVQDLDASNKNDNGATSDSANADESQKNKEIRKEDTKSELVRVEKHAEVSQVDKLEASTENVDETSNLEKQSKSEFAGDGISLRSDDKTDQRGKVDTGESVEDSSHYFGSSQPSAQVEDLEWDEIENLGEHDETKSAETSVSPLNRDLRKRPIVVEEDEDLSWDIEDDDEPTKP; encoded by the coding sequence ATGGATTTCTTCAAGTCCGTCTTCGCGTCCGATCCGGCGACCATCCCGCAGCATGAATCTCCGACGGAATCACCCAGCCGCCTTCCGGAAGCTAACGAGACAGGCGGCAACAGCGGTTGGAGAGGGCTCATCAAGACCTTCGCCACCAAGTCCGAGTCGGTGATTCAGACCTACCGCCGGGATCTGGAGGAGTTCGGGTCCGGCCTCAAGAAGGAGACGGAGGCGCTTCGGGAGGTCGCTTCGCAAGCGGTGCGCCACCTCCCAGATTCGCTGGAGGCTCGTGCCTCCGCCGCCCAGGAATCGCTCGAGTCCGTCGGCCAGGCCATCGACGAGTTCGGCGGCTCCGTCTGGCGGGGGACGGAAGAGTTGATCTCGCAGGGTAAGGCATCTATCCTGGCGATGGAGGGCGAGGGCAGCGGCAGCGACCGGTACTCTTCCGATCATGGGCAGCAGAGCGGGACCCCTGCTTCGATGAGGTACAGCCGGTTCGAGGTGCAGGTCGTCGCGATCCAGTCCGACATGAATACCTTCTCAGAGGAGCCGGAGGATGTCCAGGGTTTCAATAATTGGAAGTTGGGATTTGATTTGGATACGAAAGAGGATGAGATCGAGAAGCTGTGCTTCGAGAATGGGGCGCTGGAGGGATTTCTCGAGAAGCTGGTGCCGCGATCGATGGATTACGAGACCTTCTGGCTCCGCTATTACTATCGTGTCCACAAGCTCAAGCAAGCAGAGGATGCAAGGGCAAAGCTTGTTAAAAGGGTAATTTCAGGGGATGAAGAGGAGGATTTGAGCTGGGAAGTGGGTGATGATGACCAAACTGATGAAGAAAGTAAGAACGATGACGACAAGAAAGGGAGGGACTTCAGGCAGGCTAACGAAAAGACAGTGGAAGTAAAGAAGGATGAGATTGTCAAGATGGAGCAGAAAGACCAAATGAACAATGAGCCTATTCCAAGCGTGAAAAATGTGGAGGTGTCTCAGGTTCAAGACTTGGATGCTTCGAACAAAAATGACAATGGTGCGACTTCAGATTCAGCAAATGCAGATGAGAGTCAGAAGAATAAGGAGATCCGAAAAGAAGATACTAAATCTGAGCTTGTCAGGGTAGAGAAACATGCCGAGGTTTCTCAAGTCGACAAATTGGAAGCTTCAACAGAAAATGTTGATGAGACTTCCAATTTGGAAAAGCAATCGAAGTCTGAATTTGCAGGTGATGGCATAAGCTTAAGGTCAGATGATAAGACAGATCAAAGAGGGAAGGTGGATACTGGTGAGTCAGTCGAGGACAGTAGCCATTACTTTGGCTCAAGCCAACCTTCTGCGCAGGTGGAAGATCTTGAGTGGGATGAGATTGAGAATCTTGGTGAACATGATGAGACAAAATCTGCTGAGACTAGCGTAAGCCCTCTAAATCGAGATTTGCGCAAGAGGCCCATTGTTGTCGAAGAAGATGAGGATCTGAGTTGGGATATTGAAGATGATGACGAGCCTACCAAACCTTGA